In Luteibacter mycovicinus, a genomic segment contains:
- a CDS encoding SDR family oxidoreductase — protein sequence MDIKGNTILITGGGSGIGRALAEAFHAHGNQVIIAGRRQSVLDETTAANPGMASALLDIEDPAAIVRFAEQVKREHPALNVVIHNAGIMRPEDTKSGVTDTAESTITTNLLGPIRLNAALIDHLLAQPKATVVTVSSGLAFMPLSLTPTYCATKAAIHSYTNSLRYQLKDTSVKVLEIVPPYVQTELMGEHQRNDPHAMPLDEFIAEVMTLIESQPEAHEILVERVKPLRFAEASGKFDGFFKQFNDEMVRQRT from the coding sequence ATGGACATCAAGGGCAATACGATCCTCATCACCGGCGGCGGCTCGGGCATTGGCCGAGCGCTGGCGGAGGCGTTCCACGCGCATGGCAATCAGGTCATCATCGCCGGGCGGCGTCAGTCGGTACTCGACGAGACCACGGCGGCGAACCCGGGCATGGCATCCGCCCTGCTCGACATCGAGGACCCCGCGGCCATCGTGCGTTTCGCCGAACAGGTGAAGCGCGAGCATCCGGCCCTCAATGTCGTCATCCACAACGCCGGCATCATGCGTCCCGAGGACACGAAGTCCGGTGTGACGGATACCGCCGAGTCGACGATCACCACCAACCTGCTCGGCCCCATCCGGCTCAACGCCGCGCTGATCGACCACCTGCTGGCGCAGCCGAAAGCGACCGTCGTCACCGTGTCGTCGGGCCTCGCGTTCATGCCCCTGTCGCTGACGCCGACGTACTGCGCCACGAAGGCCGCGATCCATTCGTATACGAATTCCTTGCGATATCAGCTGAAAGACACGAGCGTGAAGGTGCTGGAGATCGTGCCGCCTTATGTCCAGACCGAACTGATGGGCGAACACCAGAGGAACGACCCGCACGCGATGCCGTTGGACGAATTCATCGCCGAAGTCATGACGCTGATCGAATCGCAGCCGGAGGCGCACGAGATCCTGGTCGAGCGGGTCAAGCCGTTGCGGTTCGCTGAAGCAAGCGGCAAGTTCGACGGCTTCTTCAAGCAGTTCAACGACGAGATGGTCAGGCAGCGGACGTAA
- a CDS encoding PilX N-terminal domain-containing pilus assembly protein, which produces MIPMPFLPKARQRGIALFVGMIFLLVLSIVAVIAMRGTLSEMRMVTNTARHETAFEASEALRSIPVALFDEHVYARGWPVSFKGDVPDSEFTYTTDVPSALLDEAKKALQKDCSTNAPSLFYGQLQPACGSTKAETLYDPSTWRPDMVVAICDTGTQSCAGNIGASVAIVPDGTTLSKGAGGAQAAGYRGLGVGSANGGAEMFFEIRSVATAPGDGAATTHTQYHQMIH; this is translated from the coding sequence ATGATCCCGATGCCATTCCTTCCCAAGGCGCGCCAGCGAGGCATCGCACTCTTCGTGGGCATGATCTTTCTGCTGGTGTTGTCGATCGTCGCTGTCATCGCGATGCGTGGCACGCTTTCGGAAATGCGCATGGTGACCAACACGGCACGCCACGAGACCGCCTTCGAGGCATCGGAGGCTCTGCGAAGCATTCCCGTTGCGTTGTTCGACGAGCACGTTTATGCACGTGGTTGGCCCGTGTCATTTAAGGGTGATGTGCCCGACTCGGAGTTCACTTATACGACGGATGTGCCATCGGCGCTTCTGGACGAAGCGAAAAAGGCGCTGCAGAAAGACTGCTCCACCAATGCTCCATCGCTGTTTTACGGGCAACTGCAGCCTGCATGCGGAAGCACCAAAGCCGAAACCCTCTACGACCCGAGTACCTGGCGTCCCGACATGGTGGTTGCCATCTGCGATACCGGAACGCAGTCCTGTGCCGGAAACATCGGCGCATCGGTGGCGATCGTCCCGGACGGCACCACTCTGAGCAAAGGCGCCGGCGGGGCGCAGGCCGCGGGCTACCGCGGGCTGGGCGTCGGCTCGGCCAACGGCGGTGCCGAAATGTTCTTCGAAATTCGAAGTGTCGCGACCGCACCAGGTGACGGTGCCGCGACGACGCATACCCAATACCACCAGATGATCCACTGA
- the pilV gene encoding type IV pilus modification protein PilV: MRKSPSRRAVEGVSLIEVMVAILVFSIGLLGIAMLQMRGAQFTKESGSRTSAIILARSLADAMRANPGGAHPAGGVANSAYLYDGKTAYTAADCASTTLDTPANVAQRDLACWRVALGNALPAPADNKPLATVTADNTLGTLIVTVSWTGVRDDTAGDPNQSYTFSYLQ; encoded by the coding sequence GTGAGGAAGTCGCCGTCGCGTCGCGCCGTGGAAGGCGTGTCGCTTATCGAAGTCATGGTCGCGATCCTGGTGTTCAGCATCGGGTTGCTGGGTATCGCCATGCTCCAGATGCGCGGAGCGCAGTTCACTAAGGAGTCGGGCTCGCGCACGAGCGCGATCATCCTGGCGCGTAGCCTGGCGGACGCGATGCGGGCCAATCCCGGCGGGGCTCATCCGGCGGGTGGGGTGGCTAACAGCGCCTATTTGTACGACGGCAAAACCGCTTACACGGCGGCCGACTGCGCCTCCACCACACTGGACACTCCAGCCAATGTCGCCCAACGCGACCTTGCGTGCTGGCGCGTCGCTTTGGGCAATGCGCTGCCCGCGCCGGCCGATAACAAACCGCTGGCCACCGTGACCGCCGACAACACCCTTGGAACGCTGATTGTCACGGTGTCATGGACAGGCGTTCGGGACGACACCGCAGGCGATCCGAACCAGTCCTACACGTTCAGCTACCTCCAGTGA
- a CDS encoding PilW family protein: MRSDSYRSKGFSLVEMMISLVLGLLIVGGIISVTMGARQAYSMQQGNNFNQENVRFAAARLAWSLRMADFWGGVKPGAISPTTNTTGIGGTGCDAAWVLNVGDASHQNGIYGYDGGNKFPIAGCVDDANYVKGSDVVVVRYADTHGYDPAKGADTPSFDSTDPNIVPNQTSIFIVSGVGQQAALLRRDDAVPASTLPKPTGRYVYPYQLEMYYLRPCADPGSDGVCGTDDDGDRQARSPSLVRLRLNAAGGVVSEVVVDGIEQLSFEYASPVGGAPTTKPGRWVKASDAVWPAVTQVRATFVARASARDVRLPHAGTFTLNAHCAYEIKNDGSIGHPTTTETNLCSNAPDSAYGDKPQQYFRSLNTQVVLLRNRVRG, encoded by the coding sequence ATGCGCAGCGATTCCTATCGTTCGAAAGGTTTTTCCTTGGTCGAGATGATGATCTCCCTGGTTCTGGGGCTGCTTATCGTCGGCGGCATCATCAGTGTGACGATGGGTGCGCGCCAGGCCTACAGCATGCAACAGGGCAATAACTTCAATCAGGAGAACGTCCGCTTCGCCGCGGCACGTCTCGCCTGGTCCCTGCGAATGGCTGATTTCTGGGGTGGCGTCAAACCGGGTGCCATTTCACCGACGACCAACACGACTGGCATCGGCGGAACCGGATGCGATGCCGCGTGGGTGCTGAATGTCGGAGATGCCAGCCACCAGAATGGCATCTATGGTTATGACGGCGGCAACAAATTCCCGATCGCAGGCTGCGTCGACGACGCCAACTATGTCAAGGGATCGGACGTGGTTGTGGTCCGTTATGCGGACACGCACGGTTACGACCCCGCCAAGGGGGCTGATACGCCGTCGTTCGATTCGACCGATCCAAACATCGTCCCGAACCAGACCAGCATTTTCATCGTGTCGGGCGTGGGCCAGCAGGCCGCGCTGCTACGCCGTGACGATGCTGTACCGGCGTCGACCCTGCCTAAGCCGACCGGTCGCTACGTCTATCCGTATCAGCTTGAGATGTATTACCTGCGCCCCTGCGCGGACCCCGGTAGCGACGGTGTGTGTGGCACGGACGATGACGGCGATCGTCAAGCGCGGTCACCGTCGCTGGTCCGGTTGCGTCTGAATGCCGCGGGCGGCGTTGTTTCCGAAGTCGTCGTGGACGGCATTGAGCAGCTGAGCTTCGAGTATGCGTCGCCTGTCGGCGGTGCGCCTACCACCAAGCCCGGCAGATGGGTGAAGGCGTCGGATGCCGTGTGGCCCGCCGTCACACAGGTGCGTGCGACCTTCGTTGCTCGCGCCAGCGCCCGCGACGTTCGCCTGCCGCACGCGGGTACGTTCACCCTGAACGCGCACTGCGCCTACGAAATCAAGAACGACGGTTCGATCGGCCATCCGACGACCACCGAGACCAACCTCTGCAGCAATGCGCCCGACAGTGCATATGGCGACAAACCGCAGCAGTACTTTCGCAGCCTGAATACCCAGGTCGTGCTGCTCCGTAACAGAGTACGAGGATGA
- a CDS encoding winged helix-turn-helix transcriptional regulator, with translation MSATSKSKPRYDEPCRALGEERTEPELDALVRDIIGRVADRWTMVCLEVLADRGRLRFGRLADLMGDVSQKMLTKTLRQMEADGLVTRTVYPVVPPRVEYELTPIGLSLGAAFCSVWLWAEEHHDAIVASRAAFQARESDD, from the coding sequence ATGTCCGCGACATCGAAATCGAAGCCACGCTACGACGAGCCCTGTCGTGCGTTGGGTGAAGAGCGCACCGAGCCCGAACTCGATGCATTGGTGAGGGACATCATCGGGCGGGTCGCCGACCGCTGGACCATGGTCTGCCTCGAGGTGCTGGCGGACCGTGGTCGCCTGCGGTTTGGCCGGCTGGCCGACCTCATGGGTGACGTCAGCCAGAAAATGCTGACCAAGACGTTGCGCCAGATGGAGGCCGATGGCCTGGTGACTCGCACTGTCTACCCCGTCGTGCCGCCACGCGTCGAATACGAGCTGACGCCGATCGGTCTGAGCCTGGGCGCCGCGTTCTGCAGCGTCTGGTTATGGGCGGAAGAGCATCACGACGCGATCGTCGCCTCTCGAGCCGCTTTTCAGGCGCGCGAATCGGACGACTGA
- a CDS encoding GNAT family N-acetyltransferase: MEGRFETARLYVDGLTSGDAALLFAYRGDEAVARYQGWRPADEAEAADFIRRQAAQVFGEPGSWCQLAIRDRVTRELLGDLGVHFPAGTDDPIEFGISLRPEKQGMGYAREAMAAALDRAFREWGYRRVIGSVDPRNVSSIALLQSLGFRQEAHHVESYRFRGEWVDDVIYALLAREWLGRP, translated from the coding sequence ATGGAAGGCAGGTTCGAAACCGCGCGGTTGTACGTCGATGGCCTGACATCCGGCGATGCCGCCCTACTGTTTGCCTACCGGGGCGACGAGGCCGTCGCGCGTTACCAGGGCTGGCGGCCTGCGGACGAAGCCGAGGCGGCGGACTTCATCCGCAGGCAAGCGGCTCAGGTGTTCGGTGAGCCCGGCAGCTGGTGCCAGCTGGCCATCCGCGATCGTGTCACCCGGGAGCTTCTTGGCGACCTCGGCGTGCATTTTCCCGCGGGCACGGATGATCCGATCGAGTTCGGTATATCGCTCCGGCCCGAGAAACAGGGCATGGGCTACGCACGCGAAGCCATGGCGGCCGCCCTCGATCGTGCTTTCCGGGAGTGGGGCTACCGCCGTGTCATCGGCTCGGTCGATCCCCGTAACGTCAGCAGCATTGCCTTGCTGCAGTCACTGGGATTTCGCCAGGAGGCCCATCACGTGGAGAGCTACCGTTTCCGCGGTGAGTGGGTCGATGACGTCATCTACGCGCTGCTGGCGCGCGAGTGGTTAGGACGACCCTGA
- a CDS encoding pilus assembly protein produces MKRSPTGRRGLLIGFLVAMVASGFGTVPVVRADAISDAATQRAANYALDPPLGIAGAAPLVMLNLSRDHQLFYKAYNDFTDLDGDQVLDTTYKNSLTYAGYFDPKRCYTYDAGNGYFTPGNAVDSTNYCSKQWSGNFLNWVSMTRMDEVRKILYGGLRSTDTTSNTVLERAFLPADAHSYAKYYNGADIAKLTPYDPATAAPSTGAMSPSSLTSSNGSTAADGNYGNVSIWSLQLSVGSKLTASVGDQIKVVTSDNQTILAPVRSVTGSNGSFKITLHIESNMVTSTSAGVTTNMACTGAKCDTTIATLRNASTWTVYNMSQQGISFCNSSPVPSGNQLSQTSNANPLIRMAFGDYALWGSNEKRQCRWLSEDSNTQNGFVDGFRSNGNRNAYSGLNSSAENPANTSTTNSGEFIARVQVCVAGKMATENCKQYVNGSATSNKPVGLLQKYAETGNIKFGLVTPTFDHNASGGVLRAALPGPGVNEGDFISNEIDPNTGIFLTGATNKGIISNINALRIYGYNYNDGNANYGGSNNGCGYQQIGIGKTADTSKAIVAEGNCSSWGNPMAESYVETLRYLAGKQPNSAFSSGAEDKSLGLSVVATWQDPISEANFCAALNVINFNASSLSYDTDDTAGFNDLATGKTVSKWTDDLGTSEGITGKSFFVGNVSGSTTGADLCSAKTISSLSAAYGICPEVPALKGGYLIAGAAYGAHVMPIRNLGNDSSNNPIVASTDKTSLRVNTFGVQLATNTPQIRIAVPNSNGKTVTIIPAYRLSYGIKTGGVTNTVIGGGALVDFKVLSQTTSATKNTGTLYANWEDSFAGGDYDQDMWGIISYEVTANEVRVTTRPVAASTSNGQGFGYIISGTTKDGPHFHSGIYSFGFTDPATIDVYDATGTTKLNGNGVINGSGGCASCDVSNAATMAKYAIGTTSAGTLSDPLLYASKWGGFRVDTSKADGTDTPFNNMDPTDTSKWDSTGAGTPDNYFLVSDPGKLESSLDALFRKILAKISSGTAAATVSSSANGTGVTYSAIYEAERTDTNGKRATWLGSLTGLWTDQFGLLREDGNHNGQLDDYNTDPVIQYAYQATTQRTQAVRYTSKSDTKFDPGTTTTVELSDLNYLWNAESALWDPALVTDTQRAYGTPFSTANGRYIFTWIDANANGIVDDGEIKPFMWDSKGSDGFTSTTYRFLNTDKVTEAQSIISWIRGTESKALRNRTVDFGTTAALKGRVGRLGDIINSTPLVVSAPAESYDLLYNDTTYATYRTAYRNRRQMVYVGANDGMLHAFNGGFYNTSCRAFTTQPSTKVCTPTDRDPTGPQPAGVTRTAHPLGGEVWAYVPGNLLPHLRWLTDPSYRHTYYVDGTPVAFDAKVFPTGTGDSVHVGGWGTFLVVPFRLGGGTISVDTSTDGKTTAPVTSESAYVVMDVTDPENPPKVLAELRFAGARALSTPAVAIIRDASTDAPNQFYLAIGSGPTDAKRVASSANLRVNIYNVADLAGSSHSITPAKSWDAGADGAKSFAGDLIASDFNLDGKSEGLYFGSVRDAGTNDFGGDLWKIAINGEPDASKWKGGVMLALKTDAAPNGLPVTVRPTLGNNDRGVPMIFFGTGRMFTTADKATSMAQRIYGIIDNTLLAKTDPQASTAPSASTLVDVSALNVYASAAVDGVAKNGLIPGDVNNFTTLQQAFDDPKVAGWYRVLSSSANNPAERVVSAQSLLGGLLLTATYVPGTSICTGLGTANLFGLNYKTGTADPQAFFGTTGGKQLANPSQSLGQGLPSSPSLHAGNISNDPNGSKKVTACTQTSTGAIVCKDVVTLDPVTSGETSWREPLGN; encoded by the coding sequence ATGAAACGTTCCCCCACAGGCCGTCGCGGTCTGCTGATCGGATTCCTTGTGGCCATGGTAGCCAGCGGTTTCGGCACGGTGCCGGTCGTGCGCGCCGATGCGATCTCCGACGCGGCGACGCAGCGTGCCGCCAATTACGCGCTCGACCCGCCGCTGGGCATCGCCGGTGCCGCGCCTCTGGTCATGCTGAATCTCTCGCGTGACCATCAGTTGTTCTACAAGGCGTACAACGATTTCACCGACCTCGACGGCGATCAGGTGCTCGACACGACCTACAAGAACAGCCTGACTTATGCGGGTTATTTCGATCCGAAGCGCTGCTATACGTACGACGCGGGAAATGGGTATTTCACACCGGGCAATGCGGTGGATTCGACCAATTACTGTAGCAAGCAGTGGTCGGGCAACTTCCTCAACTGGGTGTCCATGACGCGCATGGACGAGGTCCGCAAGATCCTGTATGGCGGTCTGCGCTCTACCGATACGACGAGCAATACCGTGCTGGAACGCGCATTCCTTCCTGCGGATGCGCACTCGTACGCCAAATATTACAATGGCGCGGATATCGCCAAGCTCACGCCCTACGATCCCGCCACCGCCGCGCCATCGACGGGTGCAATGAGTCCGTCGAGTCTGACGTCCAGCAACGGCAGCACCGCTGCGGACGGAAACTACGGCAACGTTTCCATCTGGTCTCTTCAGTTGTCTGTGGGTAGCAAACTGACTGCATCCGTGGGTGATCAGATCAAGGTAGTGACGAGCGACAATCAGACCATCCTGGCTCCCGTCCGGTCGGTCACCGGTTCGAACGGCAGCTTCAAGATAACGTTACACATCGAAAGCAACATGGTGACGTCGACCAGCGCGGGCGTGACGACGAACATGGCTTGTACGGGCGCCAAATGCGACACCACGATCGCGACCCTGCGCAACGCCTCGACCTGGACGGTGTACAACATGAGCCAGCAGGGCATCTCGTTCTGCAACTCGTCGCCCGTGCCCAGTGGCAATCAGTTGTCGCAGACATCCAATGCGAATCCTCTGATCCGCATGGCGTTCGGCGACTATGCGCTATGGGGTTCCAATGAGAAGCGCCAGTGCCGCTGGCTCAGCGAAGACAGCAATACGCAGAATGGATTCGTTGATGGGTTTCGGAGCAACGGAAACCGCAACGCCTACTCGGGTCTGAACTCTTCCGCCGAGAACCCGGCCAACACGTCGACTACCAACAGCGGCGAGTTCATCGCGCGCGTGCAGGTTTGTGTTGCCGGCAAAATGGCTACCGAGAACTGCAAGCAGTACGTCAACGGTTCGGCCACGTCAAACAAGCCGGTCGGTCTTCTGCAGAAGTACGCCGAGACCGGCAACATCAAATTCGGCCTTGTTACACCGACATTCGACCACAATGCGTCGGGCGGTGTGCTTCGGGCGGCCCTGCCCGGGCCCGGAGTAAACGAAGGCGACTTCATCAGCAACGAAATCGATCCGAACACCGGCATCTTTCTGACGGGCGCGACGAACAAGGGCATCATCTCGAACATCAATGCCCTCCGCATCTACGGATACAACTACAACGACGGTAACGCCAACTACGGCGGTTCCAATAACGGTTGTGGCTATCAGCAGATCGGCATTGGCAAGACGGCAGACACCAGCAAGGCCATCGTCGCCGAGGGCAACTGTTCGTCCTGGGGTAACCCCATGGCCGAGAGCTATGTCGAGACGCTTCGCTACCTGGCCGGAAAGCAGCCTAACTCGGCCTTTTCCAGCGGAGCGGAAGACAAGAGCCTGGGCCTTTCCGTCGTCGCGACCTGGCAGGACCCGATCAGCGAAGCCAACTTCTGCGCGGCCCTCAACGTCATCAACTTCAATGCAAGCTCGCTGAGCTACGACACCGACGATACTGCCGGTTTCAATGACCTTGCTACCGGAAAGACGGTGTCCAAGTGGACGGATGACCTCGGCACCTCGGAAGGCATCACCGGGAAGAGCTTTTTTGTCGGCAATGTCAGTGGCTCGACGACCGGGGCGGATCTCTGCTCGGCGAAGACCATTTCGAGCCTGTCCGCCGCTTACGGTATCTGCCCCGAGGTCCCCGCGCTCAAGGGTGGCTACCTGATCGCCGGTGCGGCTTACGGCGCGCATGTGATGCCGATCCGTAACCTCGGCAACGATTCCAGTAACAATCCGATCGTCGCGTCGACCGACAAGACTTCGTTGAGAGTCAACACGTTCGGCGTGCAGCTTGCGACCAACACTCCGCAGATCCGCATCGCGGTGCCAAACAGCAATGGCAAGACCGTAACAATCATTCCGGCCTATCGTCTGTCGTATGGCATCAAGACCGGCGGGGTAACCAACACGGTGATCGGCGGTGGCGCACTGGTCGATTTCAAGGTGCTCAGCCAGACCACGTCGGCCACCAAGAACACGGGTACGCTTTACGCCAACTGGGAGGACAGTTTCGCCGGTGGTGACTACGACCAGGACATGTGGGGCATCATCTCTTACGAAGTGACCGCCAACGAGGTCAGGGTGACTACCCGGCCCGTGGCCGCATCGACGAGCAATGGTCAGGGCTTCGGTTACATCATCTCGGGTACGACCAAGGACGGCCCTCACTTTCACTCGGGCATCTATAGCTTCGGCTTTACCGACCCGGCGACGATCGACGTGTACGACGCTACCGGCACGACAAAACTCAACGGTAATGGTGTGATCAATGGTTCGGGCGGGTGCGCCAGCTGCGATGTCAGTAACGCCGCCACCATGGCCAAGTACGCCATCGGTACTACCAGTGCGGGCACGCTGAGCGATCCGCTGCTGTATGCCTCCAAGTGGGGTGGCTTTCGCGTCGACACGAGCAAGGCGGACGGCACAGACACCCCATTCAACAACATGGATCCCACAGACACCAGCAAGTGGGATTCGACGGGCGCCGGTACGCCGGATAACTACTTCCTGGTGAGCGATCCGGGCAAACTTGAGTCCTCGCTGGACGCCCTGTTCCGCAAGATCCTTGCAAAGATCTCGTCGGGCACCGCTGCCGCGACTGTGTCCTCGAGTGCCAATGGTACAGGCGTGACTTATTCCGCGATCTATGAGGCGGAGCGTACCGACACGAACGGCAAGCGTGCCACATGGCTGGGCTCGCTTACCGGCTTGTGGACCGACCAGTTCGGCCTCCTGCGCGAGGACGGCAATCACAACGGTCAGCTGGATGACTACAACACGGATCCGGTGATCCAGTACGCCTACCAAGCGACGACGCAGCGTACCCAGGCCGTTCGCTACACGAGCAAGAGCGACACCAAGTTCGATCCGGGTACCACGACCACGGTGGAACTGTCGGATCTGAATTACCTGTGGAACGCGGAGAGCGCCCTGTGGGATCCGGCGCTGGTCACGGACACCCAGCGCGCCTACGGCACACCTTTCAGCACGGCAAACGGGCGCTATATCTTTACCTGGATCGATGCCAACGCTAACGGCATCGTCGACGATGGCGAAATCAAGCCGTTCATGTGGGATTCCAAGGGCAGTGACGGTTTTACCTCTACCACATACCGCTTCCTCAATACCGACAAGGTGACGGAAGCGCAGTCGATCATCAGCTGGATTCGAGGTACCGAGAGCAAGGCGCTGCGCAACCGTACGGTGGACTTCGGTACGACCGCGGCACTGAAGGGGCGTGTCGGCCGTCTGGGCGACATCATCAACTCGACACCGCTCGTGGTTTCGGCACCGGCCGAGTCCTACGATTTGCTATACAACGACACGACGTACGCGACGTATCGCACGGCGTATCGCAACCGGCGACAGATGGTCTATGTGGGTGCCAACGACGGCATGCTGCATGCCTTTAATGGGGGGTTCTATAACACCAGTTGCCGGGCATTCACCACCCAGCCCAGCACCAAGGTGTGTACGCCGACCGATCGCGACCCTACCGGCCCGCAGCCCGCGGGCGTGACCCGCACCGCGCATCCTCTGGGCGGTGAGGTGTGGGCGTACGTTCCGGGCAATTTGCTGCCGCATCTTCGCTGGCTGACCGATCCGTCGTATCGTCACACGTACTACGTGGATGGCACGCCGGTCGCGTTCGACGCCAAGGTGTTCCCGACCGGAACGGGCGATTCGGTTCACGTCGGCGGCTGGGGCACGTTCCTCGTGGTGCCCTTCCGTCTCGGTGGCGGCACGATCTCCGTGGATACCTCGACCGACGGGAAGACCACGGCGCCGGTGACATCCGAATCCGCTTACGTCGTCATGGATGTGACCGATCCCGAAAATCCCCCCAAGGTTCTGGCCGAGCTTCGCTTCGCCGGGGCACGTGCGCTGTCGACGCCTGCAGTCGCCATCATCCGCGACGCATCGACTGACGCGCCCAACCAGTTCTATCTGGCCATCGGATCCGGTCCGACGGATGCAAAGCGGGTCGCGTCCTCGGCTAACTTGCGCGTCAATATCTACAACGTGGCCGACCTGGCTGGCAGCAGTCATTCGATCACGCCAGCCAAGTCCTGGGACGCAGGCGCGGACGGTGCGAAGAGCTTTGCGGGCGATCTCATCGCGTCCGATTTCAACCTTGACGGCAAGTCGGAAGGTTTGTATTTCGGAAGCGTGCGCGATGCCGGTACGAATGACTTCGGCGGCGATTTATGGAAAATCGCCATCAATGGCGAGCCGGATGCCAGTAAGTGGAAGGGCGGTGTCATGCTCGCCCTGAAAACCGACGCGGCGCCTAATGGTTTGCCGGTGACCGTGCGTCCGACGCTCGGCAATAACGATCGCGGCGTACCGATGATTTTCTTCGGTACGGGTCGCATGTTCACCACGGCGGATAAAGCGACGTCGATGGCCCAGCGGATCTACGGCATCATCGACAACACCTTACTGGCCAAAACTGACCCGCAGGCGTCGACGGCACCCTCCGCCAGCACGCTGGTCGATGTGAGCGCACTCAATGTCTACGCTTCCGCGGCGGTCGACGGCGTGGCCAAGAATGGGCTGATTCCGGGTGACGTAAACAATTTCACCACCTTGCAGCAGGCCTTCGACGATCCGAAAGTCGCGGGCTGGTACCGGGTGCTTTCCTCGAGCGCCAATAATCCGGCCGAGCGCGTGGTTAGTGCACAATCGTTGCTCGGCGGGCTTCTTTTGACAGCGACCTATGTCCCAGGTACATCGATCTGTACGGGTCTGGGTACCGCTAATTTGTTCGGGCTCAACTACAAGACCGGCACCGCCGATCCGCAGGCCTTCTTTGGTACGACGGGCGGAAAGCAGCTTGCTAATCCGTCGCAGTCGCTGGGCCAGGGTCTGCCGTCGTCGCCAAGCCTGCATGCAGGTAACATCTCGAACGATCCCAACGGCAGCAAGAAAGTCACGGCCTGCACGCAGACCTCCACCGGCGCCATCGTCTGCAAGGACGTCGTGACGCTCGACCCCGTCACCAGTGGCGAAACGTCCTGGCGCGAACCTCTCGGGAACTGA
- the ispH gene encoding 4-hydroxy-3-methylbut-2-enyl diphosphate reductase yields the protein MDILLANPRGFCAGVDRAIAIVERALESYGAPIYVRHEVVHNRFVVERLRADGAVFVEELDEVPDGSTVIFSAHGVPKAVREEADRRALNVFDATCPLVTKVHMEVARLGRAGHDVILIGHAGHPEVQGTMGQWNRANAGRIYLVESVEDVADLSPSQPDKLAFVTQTTLSVDDTIAIIAALRAKFVAIEGPRKDDICYATQNRQDAVRRLADAVDLVLVVGSINSSNSNRLKELAEKQGVTSYLIDGAEHIDRQWLEGTTRIGVTAGASAPEKLVQEVIARLQSWGAGSVRELDGEAENITFALPKELRLAS from the coding sequence TTGGACATCCTTCTCGCCAATCCCCGTGGTTTCTGCGCCGGCGTCGATCGTGCCATCGCGATCGTGGAGCGCGCCCTGGAGTCATACGGCGCCCCGATCTACGTCCGCCATGAAGTCGTCCACAATCGGTTCGTGGTCGAGCGCCTGCGCGCCGATGGCGCCGTGTTCGTGGAAGAGCTGGACGAAGTGCCCGACGGCTCCACGGTGATCTTCAGCGCGCACGGCGTGCCCAAGGCCGTCCGTGAGGAAGCCGACCGCCGCGCCCTGAATGTCTTCGACGCCACGTGCCCCCTGGTTACCAAGGTACACATGGAGGTCGCGCGGCTCGGCCGCGCCGGTCACGACGTCATCCTGATCGGCCACGCCGGTCACCCGGAAGTGCAGGGCACGATGGGCCAGTGGAACCGCGCGAACGCGGGTCGTATCTATCTGGTCGAATCGGTCGAGGATGTCGCCGATCTCTCGCCGTCGCAGCCCGACAAGCTCGCCTTCGTCACGCAGACCACGCTCTCGGTGGACGACACCATCGCCATCATCGCGGCGCTGCGTGCGAAGTTCGTCGCCATCGAAGGTCCGCGCAAGGACGACATCTGTTACGCGACGCAGAACCGGCAGGACGCCGTGCGCCGTCTCGCCGACGCCGTGGACCTGGTGCTGGTGGTCGGTTCGATCAACAGCTCCAACTCCAATCGGCTGAAAGAGCTGGCGGAGAAGCAGGGCGTTACCTCTTACCTGATCGACGGCGCCGAGCACATCGACCGCCAGTGGCTCGAGGGCACGACCCGCATCGGTGTCACCGCGGGCGCGTCCGCCCCCGAGAAACTGGTGCAGGAAGTGATCGCGCGTCTGCAGTCGTGGGGCGCGGGCAGCGTGCGTGAGCTGGACGGTGAAGCCGAAAACATCACCTTCGCGCTGCCGAAGGAACTGCGTCTGGCCAGTTGA